The following proteins come from a genomic window of Candidatus Bathyarchaeia archaeon:
- a CDS encoding ABC transporter substrate-binding protein yields the protein MLSDLLISKRGITKIQAAILLIVIAAVIVGAVGYYLSIPKAPEVKEIRIGLLYPLTGPLSTLGTEECEASKMAIDMINERGGVKGYKVVYVVADAKSDPKVAASEAERLCTIEKVPIIVGTYSSALLLSASEVAERYKTIYWEVGAITEKATMRGYKYLFRPEIIGSDYGYISAKFVVEKVAPVLGMKPSEIRVAIIHEDGPYGVSVADGNEFMCKREGLNIVLKEGYSTKATDLSYLVLKLIAAKPDVIMATGYFTDVALLLRQAKELGLKVKVFIGHSAGYADPATYKTLGEDITYIFNVGPATCWINPEGLLPEVGKVLKEYIERWQKKFGKDPLVESMIAFGHTWVLLTDVLPRTIEKYGEVNPENVRKAAYETNIPEGGTILGWGVRFSTPDKPEDTDIGKIIRAANPQLHVNQNVKAFPVVEQWYPGGKLVVVWPDKFAYKPAVIPLPPTSPYAA from the coding sequence GTGTTAAGCGACTTGCTAATATCCAAAAGAGGTATTACCAAGATCCAAGCGGCAATCCTATTGATAGTCATCGCGGCCGTCATCGTAGGGGCTGTTGGGTATTACCTTTCGATCCCAAAGGCCCCGGAGGTTAAGGAGATCAGGATCGGCCTGCTCTATCCATTGACGGGCCCGCTCTCAACTTTGGGGACCGAGGAATGCGAGGCCAGCAAGATGGCCATAGATATGATAAACGAGAGGGGTGGGGTCAAGGGCTATAAGGTCGTATACGTGGTGGCCGACGCCAAGAGCGATCCCAAGGTGGCCGCATCTGAGGCTGAGAGGCTCTGTACGATCGAGAAGGTCCCGATAATAGTCGGGACCTATTCAAGTGCCCTCTTGCTATCGGCCAGCGAGGTGGCGGAGAGATATAAGACGATCTATTGGGAAGTTGGCGCGATCACCGAGAAGGCCACGATGAGGGGCTATAAGTACCTCTTCAGGCCCGAGATAATAGGATCTGATTATGGCTATATATCGGCCAAGTTCGTGGTCGAGAAGGTCGCGCCGGTCTTGGGCATGAAGCCGAGCGAGATCCGCGTGGCGATAATCCACGAGGATGGGCCCTATGGGGTAAGCGTCGCGGATGGGAACGAGTTCATGTGCAAGCGGGAGGGATTGAACATAGTCCTGAAGGAGGGATATTCGACGAAGGCCACCGATCTATCCTATCTCGTATTGAAGCTGATCGCGGCGAAGCCGGACGTCATCATGGCGACGGGTTACTTCACCGACGTGGCCCTCCTGCTCAGGCAGGCCAAGGAGCTCGGGCTCAAGGTCAAGGTCTTCATAGGCCATAGCGCTGGCTACGCCGATCCGGCCACCTACAAGACCTTGGGCGAGGATATAACGTATATCTTCAACGTCGGCCCGGCGACCTGCTGGATAAACCCGGAGGGGCTCCTGCCGGAAGTCGGGAAGGTGTTGAAGGAGTACATTGAGCGTTGGCAGAAGAAGTTCGGGAAGGACCCCTTGGTTGAATCGATGATAGCCTTCGGCCATACTTGGGTCCTACTTACGGACGTTCTCCCGAGGACCATTGAGAAGTACGGCGAGGTGAACCCCGAGAACGTGAGAAAGGCCGCGTATGAAACGAACATCCCCGAGGGCGGCACCATACTGGGATGGGGCGTGAGGTTCTCGACGCCTGATAAGCCCGAGGATACGGACATAGGGAAGATAATAAGGGCCGCCAATCCCCAGCTCCACGTCAACCAGAACGTCAAGGCATTCCCCGTGGTGGAGCAATGGTATCCCGGCGGAAAACTGGTCGTGGTATGGCCGGATAAATTCGCTTATAAGCCCGCCGTTATACCGTTGCCCCCCACGAGCCCCTACGCCGCCTAA